Proteins encoded in a region of the Armatimonadota bacterium genome:
- a CDS encoding bifunctional phosphoglucose/phosphomannose isomerase produces MKHLLDDEAYVLRNDPKGMYALTCAFPDQVSEAVDIGYKADLSTVQGRPGQVLLTGLGGSAAGGDLTRALFETEGSVPFQVNRDYFLPSWAGPETLVFATSYSGNTEETLSAYADAKAKGCRIVCVTSGGRLAELARLEGRPLIVIPAGQPPRTALGYLFAPVVTSCETLGLLPKQDWGSAVALLRRCVTEWGVGSPSATNPTKGLAEDLHGKISVIYGLGSWQGLVAGRWKGQICENAKNLTFAHTYPELCHNEVLGWVKADGQGVAAWLSIVLEDGTESAKMKKRAEVTARLIGNVAKTVHVRAPGASLMEKMLALTLYGDFVSLYLAALNDVDPENIDSINILKSELANVP; encoded by the coding sequence ATGAAGCACTTGCTCGACGACGAAGCGTACGTCCTTCGGAACGATCCGAAAGGGATGTACGCCCTGACGTGCGCGTTTCCTGACCAAGTCTCCGAAGCCGTCGACATCGGCTACAAGGCAGACCTGTCCACAGTTCAAGGACGGCCCGGCCAGGTGCTCCTGACCGGACTGGGCGGTTCCGCCGCCGGCGGAGACTTGACCCGCGCCCTGTTCGAGACGGAAGGGAGCGTCCCTTTCCAGGTGAACCGGGACTACTTTCTACCCTCGTGGGCCGGACCCGAGACGCTCGTGTTCGCGACGAGCTACTCGGGCAATACCGAGGAGACGCTCAGCGCCTATGCCGACGCCAAAGCGAAGGGATGCCGGATCGTCTGCGTCACGAGCGGCGGCCGACTGGCCGAGCTCGCAAGGCTTGAAGGACGGCCCTTGATCGTCATTCCGGCAGGCCAGCCGCCTCGGACGGCCCTGGGCTACCTGTTCGCTCCGGTCGTCACAAGCTGTGAGACCCTAGGACTGCTGCCCAAGCAAGATTGGGGCTCGGCCGTCGCCTTGCTGCGGCGTTGCGTGACGGAGTGGGGCGTAGGATCGCCGTCCGCCACGAACCCCACGAAAGGCCTTGCCGAAGACCTTCACGGCAAGATCAGCGTCATTTATGGTCTCGGCTCTTGGCAAGGACTGGTCGCGGGCAGGTGGAAGGGCCAGATCTGTGAAAACGCGAAAAACCTGACCTTTGCCCATACCTATCCCGAGTTGTGCCACAACGAAGTCTTGGGCTGGGTCAAGGCCGATGGTCAAGGCGTGGCCGCGTGGCTCTCCATCGTGCTCGAGGACGGCACCGAGAGCGCGAAGATGAAGAAGAGGGCCGAAGTGACCGCGAGGCTGATCGGCAACGTCGCCAAAACGGTCCACGTACGGGCACCTGGCGCGTCGTTGATGGAAAAGATGCTCGCCCTGACACTGTACGGCGACTTCGTCTCGCTCTATCTGGCAGCCCTGAACGATGTCGATCCTGAAAACATCGACTCGATCAACATCCTGAAGTCGGAACTCGCCAACGTCCCATAG
- a CDS encoding TetR/AcrR family transcriptional regulator → MSPPPIDTRERLVESARDLFLVQGYNATGIAQILKSAQVHSGSLYHYFPTKEDLLVAVLEWYRDNIYEGLLKPVYERIDDPIERIFGVLDGYRQLVTMLEFQYGCPIGNLALELSNSHPHARSLMRENFENWLAAVEENLAAASDRLPEGTDLRALALFTLTVMEGAVMLAKTYRTIEPFDTAVAQLRDHYDRLLASGLEWSAPRSVGSATVRDGIENT, encoded by the coding sequence GTGAGCCCGCCTCCGATCGATACCAGGGAGCGGCTGGTCGAATCTGCCCGCGACCTGTTCCTTGTTCAAGGCTACAACGCGACCGGAATCGCCCAGATCCTCAAGTCGGCCCAAGTCCATAGCGGAAGCCTCTACCATTACTTCCCGACCAAGGAGGACCTCCTTGTGGCCGTGCTCGAGTGGTACCGCGACAACATTTACGAGGGCCTTCTGAAGCCCGTGTACGAGCGGATCGACGACCCCATCGAGCGGATCTTCGGAGTCCTTGACGGTTACCGCCAGCTCGTCACGATGCTGGAGTTCCAATACGGTTGTCCGATCGGAAACCTTGCCCTCGAACTCAGCAACTCGCATCCCCATGCTCGGAGCCTCATGCGTGAGAACTTTGAGAACTGGCTGGCCGCGGTGGAAGAGAACTTGGCCGCCGCCTCTGACCGATTGCCGGAGGGAACGGACCTTCGCGCGCTCGCCCTGTTCACCTTGACGGTCATGGAAGGCGCCGTCATGCTCGCCAAGACCTATCGGACGATCGAACCGTTCGATACCGCCGTCGCTCAGCTCCGCGACCATTACGACCGCCTTTTGGCAAGCGGCCTCGAGTGGTCGGCCCCTCGCTCGGTCGGATCCGCGACCGTTCGGGACGGAATCGAAAACACATGA
- a CDS encoding SRPBCC domain-containing protein — protein sequence MNTLIALMALTAQEPVVQHSDDMLNLATADQTLVHAAIVPGPVKDVWRAFTTTEGIKSWMVAEGDVDLKIGGKIRTGYQPGTDLSGPDAIENTIIAFDPERMLAIRNTKSPETFPFKKAISQVWTVVYFDPIGAEKTRVTSKMIGFRREDESMKMRRFFMDGNKQTLNSLIKHFEGKRT from the coding sequence ATGAACACCCTTATCGCGCTCATGGCACTGACCGCACAAGAGCCCGTGGTCCAGCACTCGGACGACATGCTCAATTTGGCGACGGCCGACCAAACGTTGGTGCACGCTGCCATCGTCCCCGGACCGGTGAAGGACGTCTGGAGGGCGTTCACCACGACCGAAGGGATCAAGTCGTGGATGGTCGCTGAAGGGGACGTCGACCTGAAGATCGGCGGCAAGATCCGGACGGGATATCAGCCCGGGACCGACTTGAGCGGGCCTGATGCCATCGAGAACACGATCATAGCGTTCGATCCGGAGAGGATGCTCGCGATCAGGAACACGAAGTCTCCCGAGACGTTTCCGTTCAAGAAAGCGATCTCACAGGTCTGGACCGTCGTCTACTTCGATCCGATCGGGGCAGAGAAGACACGCGTCACGTCCAAGATGATCGGCTTCCGAAGGGAGGACGAGTCCATGAAGATGCGCCGTTTCTTCATGGACGGAAACAAGCAGACGTTGAACAGTCTCATCAAGCACTTTGAAGGAAAACGAACATGA
- a CDS encoding LytR C-terminal domain-containing protein translates to MKGKVLTITGFAAAALAATIATANLVPPRVFDPLETGQDKTLTMDFRNAAAQDVFEWLKKSGVDFVVETGSIPKDKRLTVSIKGRSADEAVEAVAEALGMGVTKKGRTFVLRPEAPWGLSRSDGKAFMAPQFDKDAMKAWRLYAPDMSKDWEKWSDELKDSFKDLPKTEWNEKDWETFSKGLKDSLKDVPKWKGLPDGGSFDFKEPKDLPPMTWDFKGFDGKEWNDLKGLREFKDWKGFKDFPANAMKFGDIGKLIESLTPEQLKKNKSKGYLTVDDLTSEQRKLLGSFDGDGDFTVRFDKDGKSVTIKRK, encoded by the coding sequence ATGAAAGGAAAAGTCCTGACCATCACCGGATTCGCCGCCGCCGCCTTGGCCGCGACCATCGCGACCGCGAACCTCGTCCCACCGCGCGTGTTCGATCCGCTCGAGACCGGTCAAGACAAGACCTTGACGATGGACTTCAGGAACGCCGCCGCCCAGGACGTGTTCGAGTGGCTGAAGAAGTCCGGAGTCGACTTCGTCGTCGAGACCGGTTCGATCCCGAAGGACAAAAGGCTGACGGTCAGCATCAAGGGGCGATCGGCGGACGAGGCCGTCGAGGCCGTCGCCGAAGCCCTTGGTATGGGTGTGACGAAGAAGGGCCGGACGTTCGTCCTCCGCCCGGAGGCCCCATGGGGACTTTCGCGCTCCGACGGCAAGGCCTTTATGGCGCCACAGTTCGACAAAGATGCGATGAAGGCCTGGCGCCTCTACGCGCCGGACATGTCCAAGGACTGGGAGAAGTGGTCGGACGAGTTGAAGGACTCCTTCAAGGACCTTCCCAAGACCGAGTGGAACGAGAAGGACTGGGAGACGTTCTCCAAGGGTCTCAAGGACTCCTTGAAGGACGTTCCGAAGTGGAAAGGCCTTCCGGACGGAGGTTCGTTCGACTTCAAGGAGCCCAAGGACCTTCCACCGATGACTTGGGACTTCAAGGGTTTCGACGGCAAAGAGTGGAACGACCTGAAGGGGCTCCGGGAATTCAAGGACTGGAAGGGATTCAAGGACTTTCCGGCCAATGCCATGAAGTTCGGCGACATCGGCAAACTGATCGAGAGCCTCACGCCCGAGCAGTTGAAGAAGAACAAGTCGAAGGGCTATTTGACGGTCGACGACCTGACGTCCGAGCAACGGAAGCTCCTGGGAAGTTTCGACGGTGACGGCGACTTCACCGTACGGTTCGACAAGGACGGCAAGTCCGTGACCATCAAACGAAAGTAA
- a CDS encoding SRPBCC domain-containing protein, giving the protein MKVSNTPDHPVTDDACRAATGKTFAEWFAHLDGIDALKKGRRESSQRMEQPGKDPWWPTTIYVAYEAHHGIKKKDGLAEGFTICCTKNIAAPVDKVYAVWTDPQSFQEMFGDGGRQDAVEGGALSCDAGCRGTFSRVRENKDLRFSWEHPGCTAPMTVDVQFQDNKGKCLMNVMTSRIQTRAEADGLRTAWSEALNRLKGLSEA; this is encoded by the coding sequence ATGAAAGTCTCGAACACGCCCGACCATCCCGTCACCGACGACGCATGCCGCGCTGCGACCGGTAAGACGTTCGCCGAATGGTTCGCACATTTGGACGGAATCGACGCTCTCAAGAAGGGTCGTCGAGAAAGCTCGCAAAGGATGGAACAGCCGGGTAAAGACCCCTGGTGGCCGACGACCATCTACGTCGCTTACGAAGCCCACCACGGGATCAAGAAGAAGGACGGTCTTGCCGAAGGGTTTACGATCTGTTGTACCAAGAACATCGCTGCGCCCGTTGACAAGGTCTACGCGGTCTGGACGGATCCCCAATCCTTCCAGGAGATGTTCGGCGACGGCGGGCGGCAAGACGCGGTGGAAGGAGGCGCGCTTTCGTGCGACGCGGGTTGCCGAGGGACGTTCAGCCGGGTCCGAGAGAACAAAGACCTTCGCTTTTCTTGGGAGCATCCGGGGTGCACCGCCCCGATGACGGTCGACGTCCAGTTCCAAGACAACAAAGGCAAGTGTCTGATGAACGTGATGACGAGCCGCATCCAGACGCGGGCCGAAGCGGACGGACTAAGGACGGCATGGAGCGAAGCTTTGAACCGTTTGAAAGGCCTGTCAGAGGCTTGA
- a CDS encoding quinone-dependent dihydroorotate dehydrogenase produces the protein MGLYESLIRPALFSLDAERAHRLGLWAVSHGLVQAPRPSDLPLSRFGVDFRHPVGLAAGFDKDGTAIDRWEDLGFAFVELGTVTRHPQPGNARPRLFRLPEDRAVINRMGFNNEGSEALARRLETARPGIPVGVNIGKSKVTPMDEAPRDYEFSFRLLAPLADYVVVNVSSPNTPGLRGLQEKGPLHEILLRLRAIDPDKPLFVKVAPDLDGDSLDDIAEVVSTTRLTGVVATNTTVSRDGLARDPGQDGGLSGAPLKPMADRALSRLKSSCPEGTVFIGVGGVMSAADAQDKLDLGADLVQIYTGWIYGGPSFVADLVEGLTRPPMSVRERDPEQTGTA, from the coding sequence ATGGGGCTCTACGAGTCCCTGATCCGCCCGGCCCTCTTCTCGCTCGACGCTGAAAGGGCCCACCGACTCGGTCTTTGGGCCGTGTCCCACGGACTGGTCCAAGCCCCGCGACCTAGCGACCTTCCCTTATCACGGTTCGGCGTGGATTTCAGACATCCGGTCGGGCTTGCAGCCGGTTTCGATAAGGACGGCACCGCGATCGACCGCTGGGAAGACCTCGGTTTCGCGTTCGTAGAACTGGGAACGGTCACGCGGCATCCGCAGCCCGGAAACGCGAGACCGAGGCTGTTCCGGTTGCCCGAAGACCGCGCCGTGATCAATCGCATGGGGTTCAACAACGAGGGTTCCGAGGCCCTGGCCAGACGTCTCGAAACGGCTCGTCCGGGGATTCCGGTCGGCGTCAACATCGGAAAGTCGAAGGTCACGCCAATGGACGAGGCGCCAAGGGACTACGAGTTCTCGTTCCGTTTGTTGGCTCCGCTGGCCGACTATGTGGTCGTCAACGTCTCCTCTCCCAACACTCCGGGGCTGCGCGGGCTTCAAGAGAAGGGGCCGCTTCACGAGATCTTACTGAGGCTCCGGGCCATCGATCCAGACAAACCGCTGTTCGTCAAAGTCGCTCCGGACCTAGACGGCGACTCGCTGGACGATATCGCGGAGGTCGTGTCTACGACCCGGCTCACGGGCGTCGTCGCCACCAACACGACCGTGTCACGGGACGGACTGGCCCGTGATCCCGGTCAAGACGGCGGTCTGTCCGGCGCGCCCCTGAAGCCGATGGCCGACCGGGCGCTGTCCCGATTGAAGTCGTCTTGTCCCGAAGGTACGGTCTTCATCGGCGTGGGAGGCGTGATGTCGGCCGCGGACGCCCAGGACAAACTGGACTTGGGCGCGGACCTCGTCCAAATCTATACGGGTTGGATCTATGGCGGGCCGTCGTTCGTCGCAGACCTGGTCGAAGGGCTGACTCGACCGCCGATGAGCGTCCGGGAACGGGACCCGGAGCAGACGGGGACGGCTTGA
- a CDS encoding methionine adenosyltransferase, producing the protein MVQIYTSESVSEGHPDKVADQISDALLDAFLDEDARLLKDGKISPAERCRVAIETMLAHGVAVVSGEVTSAGYVDVQNIVRDTIRSIGYTDTEIGFDGENCGVLVAIQPQSPDIAQGVDTGGAGDQGMMFGYASNETPELMPLPISIAHALMRRSVEVRGTSGNPGFRPDAKAQVSVVYEGGRPKAVDTIVVSQQHDEDVEHHMKELVLEHIVRPVLAEYAPYVTKDITYHINPTGRFVRGGPAGDTGLTGRKIIVDTYGGMAPHGGGAFSGKDPTKVDRSAAYMARFVAKTIVAAGLAERCQLALAYAIGVSQPVAVNIETYGTEQIDIGHIAQLVRDTFDMSPLGIAQLLGLREARYRDTARNGHFGNPAFPWEQPTKVEALRQVATVV; encoded by the coding sequence ATGGTACAGATTTACACCTCGGAGAGCGTCAGCGAAGGCCATCCCGACAAGGTCGCGGATCAGATTTCCGACGCGCTGCTCGACGCCTTTCTCGACGAAGACGCGCGATTGCTCAAAGACGGCAAGATCTCACCCGCCGAACGGTGCCGCGTCGCCATTGAGACGATGCTGGCCCATGGCGTCGCGGTGGTCTCGGGGGAAGTCACCAGCGCGGGCTACGTCGACGTGCAAAACATCGTCCGCGACACGATCCGGTCGATCGGCTACACCGACACCGAGATCGGGTTCGACGGTGAGAACTGCGGCGTCCTCGTCGCCATCCAGCCTCAATCGCCGGACATCGCCCAGGGCGTCGACACCGGCGGAGCGGGTGACCAAGGCATGATGTTCGGCTACGCCTCGAACGAAACGCCCGAGCTGATGCCTTTGCCGATCAGCATCGCGCACGCCTTGATGCGCCGTTCGGTCGAGGTCCGGGGAACGTCTGGAAACCCCGGGTTCCGCCCGGACGCCAAGGCCCAGGTATCGGTCGTTTACGAAGGCGGCCGGCCGAAAGCGGTCGATACGATCGTCGTTAGCCAACAGCACGACGAGGACGTCGAGCACCATATGAAGGAACTCGTCCTCGAGCACATCGTCCGTCCGGTGCTCGCCGAGTACGCACCTTACGTCACGAAGGACATCACGTACCATATCAACCCGACAGGACGGTTCGTCCGCGGGGGGCCTGCGGGCGACACGGGGCTGACCGGCCGCAAAATCATCGTCGATACCTATGGCGGCATGGCCCCGCACGGAGGCGGCGCGTTCAGCGGTAAAGATCCGACAAAGGTCGACAGGTCCGCGGCCTATATGGCGCGCTTTGTCGCCAAGACGATCGTGGCCGCAGGTCTGGCCGAACGGTGCCAGCTCGCCCTCGCTTACGCGATCGGGGTCAGTCAGCCCGTCGCCGTCAACATCGAAACGTACGGGACGGAACAGATCGATATCGGCCACATCGCCCAACTCGTCCGAGACACGTTCGACATGTCCCCGCTCGGGATCGCCCAACTCTTGGGACTGCGTGAGGCCCGCTATCGGGACACGGCCCGGAACGGCCACTTCGGCAATCCGGCCTTCCCATGGGAGCAACCGACGAAGGTCGAAGCGTTGAGACAGGTCGCTACGGTCGTCTGA
- a CDS encoding ChaN family lipoprotein, whose protein sequence is MPLFPVAIVQSDPYLLDIGTKGQVEVKPGFTDTATGKRASVKDVVNAAKGVRFVFVGESHNNPEHHTVQAQVIEALVKDGRKVCVGMEMFTRDNQGNLGAFPLGWWSDEEFQARSDWKKQWGFPYRIYKPVFDAVKKHRLPLVALNVPRDWVRQVSRQGPSSLTDVQKKWVPDLDLGNQEHRSVFDALVGGHAGSGADGMYAGQVTWDTAMANTALEFLGEKGAPDRVMVIVVGSGHMMYGQGINWRISKRTGERTLNVTCIDSEGPRQVSKGLGDFVYVAAPVKE, encoded by the coding sequence ATGCCTCTCTTTCCCGTAGCGATCGTCCAAAGCGATCCGTACCTGCTCGACATCGGTACCAAGGGCCAGGTCGAAGTCAAACCGGGCTTCACGGACACGGCGACGGGCAAGCGCGCGTCCGTCAAGGACGTCGTCAATGCCGCGAAAGGCGTCCGGTTCGTCTTCGTCGGCGAGTCCCACAACAATCCGGAACATCACACTGTGCAGGCACAAGTGATCGAGGCCCTTGTCAAAGACGGCCGCAAGGTCTGCGTCGGGATGGAGATGTTCACGAGGGACAACCAAGGCAACCTCGGCGCCTTTCCGCTGGGATGGTGGTCGGACGAGGAGTTCCAGGCCCGGTCCGATTGGAAGAAGCAATGGGGTTTCCCCTACCGTATCTATAAGCCGGTTTTCGACGCGGTCAAGAAGCACCGCTTGCCGCTTGTCGCGCTGAACGTGCCTCGCGACTGGGTGCGCCAAGTGTCGCGCCAAGGGCCATCGTCGTTGACCGACGTTCAGAAGAAGTGGGTGCCCGACCTTGACCTCGGGAACCAGGAGCACCGGTCCGTCTTCGACGCGTTGGTCGGCGGACATGCCGGCAGCGGCGCCGACGGCATGTACGCCGGCCAAGTGACTTGGGACACCGCGATGGCGAACACGGCTCTCGAGTTCTTGGGCGAGAAGGGCGCGCCGGACCGGGTGATGGTGATCGTCGTCGGATCCGGGCACATGATGTACGGACAAGGCATCAACTGGCGGATCTCCAAACGGACGGGCGAGCGGACGCTGAACGTGACGTGCATCGACTCCGAGGGCCCGCGCCAGGTGAGCAAGGGTCTGGGCGACTTCGTGTACGTCGCCGCCCCCGTCAAGGAGTAG
- the rpsF gene encoding 30S ribosomal protein S6, which yields MKKYEAFYIVPAAMTDDEVQKVADNFKSVVEKNGGTVETAGKWEKRKLAYEIKGHRDGNYVIMHFDAPPQVPAELSRLMRINDSVIRHTILLREEAS from the coding sequence ATGAAGAAATACGAAGCGTTTTATATCGTTCCGGCCGCGATGACCGACGACGAAGTCCAAAAGGTCGCCGACAACTTCAAGTCCGTCGTCGAGAAGAACGGAGGCACCGTTGAAACGGCCGGCAAGTGGGAGAAGCGCAAGCTTGCCTACGAGATCAAAGGCCACCGTGACGGCAACTACGTGATCATGCACTTCGACGCTCCGCCGCAGGTCCCTGCCGAGTTGAGCCGTCTCATGAGGATCAACGACAGCGTCATCCGCCACACTATCCTTCTGAGAGAGGAAGCCTCGTGA
- a CDS encoding single-stranded DNA-binding protein, giving the protein MSINRVVLVGRLTRDPELRTTTTGKQVTDFSIAVSKRIKPSDGSPDADFFRVSAWGQTAEFVANYLNKGRLVAVDGRLQSRKYTDRDGNNREVVEIVADNVQGLDKPREDAMAGSAVVSGSSGSVPSEDEFDPFADE; this is encoded by the coding sequence GTGAGCATCAACCGCGTCGTGCTCGTCGGGCGCCTGACCCGAGATCCGGAACTTCGGACGACGACGACGGGCAAGCAGGTGACCGACTTTTCGATCGCCGTGTCCAAGCGCATCAAGCCTTCCGACGGCTCTCCGGACGCCGATTTCTTCCGCGTCTCCGCATGGGGACAGACGGCCGAGTTCGTCGCCAACTATCTCAACAAGGGCCGGCTCGTCGCCGTCGACGGTCGGCTCCAGAGCCGGAAATACACGGACCGGGACGGGAACAACCGCGAGGTCGTGGAAATCGTCGCCGACAACGTCCAAGGCCTCGACAAGCCGAGAGAGGACGCGATGGCGGGCAGCGCCGTCGTCAGCGGGTCCTCTGGGTCCGTCCCGTCGGAAGACGAATTCGATCCGTTTGCAGACGAATGA
- the fahA gene encoding fumarylacetoacetase: MTPFVVPADAKSWIPVDPSSDFPIQNLPFGLAAPKGRNESVVVAIGDQALDLMVLSELGILDDEEFPILDSFIELGDGRLRELRQSVYRLLLDSEPRLRDDKKAREKAFFPVSKANLQVPIPPTAFVDFYSGIHHASNVGKMFRPDQPPLLPNYRWMPIGYNGRASSVFASGTRIVRPKGQTKAADAAAPEWGPTREMDFELEMGFYVSHGQEPGKRVTATAAEDHVLGLVLVNDWSARDVQRWEYQPLGPFLAKSFATSVSPWIVTLDALDPFRTTGMEQDPAPLPYLRTSKASHFDIELEVWLRSSRMTSEQLVCRSNTKHLYWSVSQQLAHQASNGTPVEFGDLYASGTISGPDEGTYGSMLELSWRGQQPLTLDETGESRTFLEDGDTVTFRAYAQGDGYRVGFGECSGTVSPALG, translated from the coding sequence TTGACCCCCTTCGTCGTTCCGGCGGACGCCAAGTCCTGGATCCCTGTCGACCCGTCGTCCGACTTCCCGATCCAAAACCTTCCGTTCGGGCTGGCCGCACCCAAGGGTCGGAACGAGTCGGTCGTCGTCGCCATCGGAGACCAAGCCCTCGACCTCATGGTCTTGTCCGAACTTGGGATCCTTGACGACGAGGAGTTCCCGATCCTGGACAGTTTCATCGAACTCGGAGACGGACGGCTGAGGGAGCTCCGACAATCGGTGTACAGACTCTTGCTGGACTCCGAGCCGAGGTTGCGCGACGATAAAAAAGCCCGGGAGAAAGCGTTCTTCCCGGTTTCGAAAGCCAACCTCCAGGTCCCGATCCCACCGACCGCCTTCGTCGACTTCTATTCGGGCATCCACCATGCGTCGAACGTCGGCAAGATGTTCCGCCCCGACCAGCCGCCTCTTCTCCCGAACTACCGTTGGATGCCGATCGGCTATAACGGCCGGGCTTCGTCGGTCTTTGCTTCCGGCACGAGGATCGTCCGCCCTAAGGGTCAGACGAAAGCCGCGGACGCCGCTGCTCCGGAATGGGGGCCGACCCGTGAGATGGATTTTGAACTTGAGATGGGATTCTACGTCTCGCACGGTCAAGAACCGGGCAAGCGGGTGACCGCCACGGCCGCAGAGGACCACGTCCTCGGGCTGGTGTTGGTGAACGACTGGTCGGCCCGCGACGTCCAACGCTGGGAGTATCAACCCCTCGGACCGTTCTTGGCCAAGTCCTTTGCGACGAGCGTCTCGCCCTGGATCGTCACGCTAGACGCCCTTGACCCGTTCCGCACCACGGGTATGGAGCAAGACCCGGCTCCGCTCCCGTACCTCCGGACGAGCAAGGCGTCCCACTTCGACATCGAGTTGGAAGTGTGGCTCCGATCGTCCCGCATGACTTCGGAGCAACTGGTCTGCCGTTCGAACACGAAGCACTTATATTGGTCCGTTTCGCAGCAGTTGGCGCATCAGGCCTCGAACGGGACGCCCGTCGAGTTCGGCGACCTCTACGCATCGGGCACGATCAGTGGGCCTGACGAAGGCACGTACGGATCGATGCTCGAGTTGTCTTGGCGCGGACAACAACCCCTGACGCTCGACGAGACGGGCGAATCAAGGACGTTCCTCGAAGACGGGGACACCGTCACGTTCCGGGCCTATGCCCAAGGAGACGGGTACCGCGTCGGGTTCGGTGAATGCTCCGGCACGGTTTCGCCGGCCCTAGGGTAG
- a CDS encoding isochorismatase family protein yields the protein MLARLEDAILVVVDVQPKFFDTVWRRDEVLERIKLMVSCAGLLDVPVIVTEQVPDKMGATEPSLAELLDKSVRPVAKSAFSCWGEEAFVKLFDRFKRPQVVMVGIETHICVCQTAHDLLDEDLDVIVCADAVSARTESAHMNGLKRMSDEGTAVAHTESVVYEWMRDARHPAFRDVLKLIKGEA from the coding sequence ATGCTTGCCCGTCTCGAGGATGCGATCCTCGTCGTCGTCGACGTCCAGCCTAAGTTCTTCGATACGGTCTGGCGTCGGGACGAAGTCTTGGAAAGGATCAAGCTTATGGTCTCCTGCGCCGGACTGCTTGACGTCCCCGTGATCGTGACCGAACAGGTGCCCGACAAAATGGGGGCGACGGAACCGTCGCTCGCCGAGCTTCTGGACAAGAGCGTCCGACCGGTCGCCAAAAGCGCATTCAGTTGTTGGGGCGAGGAGGCGTTCGTGAAACTCTTCGACCGTTTCAAGCGGCCACAGGTGGTCATGGTCGGGATCGAGACCCACATCTGCGTGTGTCAGACCGCGCACGACCTCCTCGACGAGGATTTGGACGTCATCGTCTGCGCCGACGCCGTTTCGGCACGGACGGAGTCGGCCCATATGAACGGGCTCAAGCGTATGTCGGACGAAGGGACGGCCGTCGCCCATACCGAGTCCGTCGTCTACGAGTGGATGCGCGACGCCAGACACCCGGCGTTCCGGGACGTCCTCAAGCTCATCAAAGGCGAGGCTTGA